From Streptomyces fungicidicus, one genomic window encodes:
- a CDS encoding ABC transporter permease subunit, whose product MATEQSLRTPATASGDTRIHNIGYRSYDGPRLGRSYARLSLYSQSLRGAYGLGRSVKSKVLPMLLFVVMCVPAAIMVAVAVATKAKDLPLDYTRYAIVMQAVISLYVASQAPQSVSRDLRFKTVPLYFSRPIETADYVRAKFAALASALFILTAAPLLVLYVGALLAKLDFTDQTKGFAQGLVSVALLSLLFAGIGLVVASVTPRRGFGIAAVIAVLTISYGAVSTLQAIAEVQSGGDAIAWIGLFSPITLIDGVQSAFLGASSAFPGGVGPGNGEGVVYVLLSLGLIAASYGLLVRRYKKVGM is encoded by the coding sequence ATGGCAACTGAGCAGTCCCTGCGGACACCGGCCACCGCGTCGGGCGACACCCGTATCCACAACATCGGCTACCGCTCCTACGACGGCCCCCGCCTCGGCCGTTCCTACGCCAGGCTCTCGCTGTACTCGCAGTCCCTGCGCGGCGCCTACGGCCTCGGCCGCTCGGTGAAGTCCAAGGTCCTGCCGATGCTGCTGTTCGTGGTGATGTGCGTGCCCGCCGCCATCATGGTGGCCGTCGCCGTCGCCACCAAGGCCAAGGACCTGCCGCTCGACTACACGCGCTACGCGATCGTCATGCAGGCCGTCATCAGCCTGTACGTCGCCTCGCAGGCGCCCCAGTCCGTCTCGCGCGACCTGCGCTTCAAGACCGTGCCGCTGTACTTCTCGCGGCCCATCGAGACCGCCGACTACGTCCGCGCCAAGTTCGCGGCGCTGGCCTCGGCCCTGTTCATCCTCACCGCCGCACCCCTGCTCGTGCTGTACGTCGGGGCGCTGCTGGCCAAGCTCGACTTCACCGACCAGACCAAGGGATTCGCACAGGGACTCGTCTCCGTGGCACTGCTCTCGCTGCTCTTCGCCGGCATCGGCCTGGTCGTCGCGTCGGTCACCCCGCGCCGCGGCTTCGGCATCGCCGCGGTGATCGCCGTCCTGACCATCTCCTACGGCGCGGTCTCCACGCTCCAGGCGATCGCGGAGGTCCAGAGCGGCGGCGACGCCATCGCCTGGATCGGCCTGTTCTCGCCGATCACCCTCATCGACGGAGTGCAGTCCGCCTTCCTCGGCGCGAGCTCCGCCTTCCCCGGCGGCGTGGGACCGGGCAACGGCGAGGGCGTGGTCTACGTCCTGCTCAGCCTCGGCCTGATCGCGGCCAGCTACGGCCTCCTGGTGCGCCGCTACAAGAAGGTGGGAATGTGA
- a CDS encoding ABC transporter ATP-binding protein: protein MTTLSIDHVSRWFGNVVAVNDITMTIGPGVTGLLGPNGAGKSTLINMMGGFLAPSTGTVTLDGQQVWRNEAIYRHIGIVPEREAMYDFLTGREFVLANAELHGLGAKAAQQALATVEMEYAQDRKIATYSKGMRQRVKMASALVHQPSLLLLDEPFNGMDPRQRMQLMDLLRRMGDEGRTVLFSSHILEEVEQLAWHIEVVVAGRHAASGDFRRIRRLMTDRPHRYLVRSSDDRALAAALIADPSTSGIEVDLAEGALRIQAVDFGRFTALLPKVAKEHGIRLLTVSPSDESLESVFSYLVAA, encoded by the coding sequence GTGACCACGCTCAGCATCGACCACGTCTCCCGCTGGTTCGGCAACGTGGTCGCCGTCAACGACATCACGATGACCATCGGGCCCGGCGTCACCGGCCTGCTCGGCCCCAACGGAGCCGGAAAGTCCACCCTCATCAACATGATGGGCGGCTTCCTCGCCCCCTCCACCGGCACCGTCACCCTCGACGGACAGCAGGTGTGGCGCAACGAGGCCATCTACCGGCACATCGGCATCGTCCCCGAGCGCGAGGCGATGTACGACTTCCTCACCGGCCGCGAGTTCGTCCTCGCCAACGCGGAACTGCACGGCCTCGGCGCCAAGGCCGCCCAGCAGGCGCTGGCCACGGTCGAGATGGAGTACGCGCAGGACCGGAAGATCGCCACGTACTCCAAGGGCATGCGGCAGCGCGTGAAGATGGCGTCCGCGCTGGTCCACCAGCCGTCGCTGCTCCTGCTGGACGAGCCCTTCAACGGCATGGACCCGCGTCAGCGGATGCAGCTGATGGACCTGCTGCGGCGCATGGGCGACGAGGGCCGCACCGTGCTGTTCTCCTCACACATCCTCGAGGAGGTCGAACAGCTCGCCTGGCACATCGAGGTGGTGGTCGCCGGCCGGCACGCGGCCAGCGGCGACTTCCGCAGGATCCGCCGCCTGATGACGGACCGCCCGCACCGCTACCTGGTGCGCTCCAGCGACGACCGCGCCCTCGCGGCCGCGCTGATCGCCGATCCGTCGACCTCCGGCATCGAGGTGGACCTGGCGGAGGGCGCCCTGCGTATCCAGGCCGTCGACTTCGGCCGCTTCACCGCCCTGCTCCCCAAGGTCGCCAAGGAGCACGGCATCCGCCTGCTCACGGTCTCGCCGTCCGACGAGTCCCTCGAGTCCGTCTTCTCGTATCTCGTCGCGGCGTAG
- a CDS encoding HAD family hydrolase, which yields MSAAPSPFPYRLVATDLDGTLLRDDHSVSRRTRDALAAATAAGAAHIVVTGRAVPWTRPILDDLGYRGLAVCGQGAQVYDAGAHRLLTSVTLDRQLAGVALAKIEAEVGPLHLAASRDGLEGEVLVGPGYEVVGGLPATPFTDASDLWSAPLNKLYIQHPTLTTDELADAANGAAGGFVTVTMAGEGIVELLPLGLSKATGLSLAARRLGVRSTDTIAFGDMPNDLPMFAWSARGVAMANAHQELKAVADEVTASNEEDGIAAVLERFLK from the coding sequence GTGAGCGCCGCCCCCTCGCCCTTCCCCTACCGGCTCGTCGCCACCGACCTCGACGGCACGCTGCTGCGGGACGACCACTCGGTCTCCCGCCGCACCCGTGACGCGCTCGCCGCGGCCACCGCGGCGGGCGCCGCGCACATCGTCGTCACCGGCCGCGCGGTGCCCTGGACCCGGCCCATACTCGACGACCTCGGCTACCGGGGCCTCGCCGTCTGCGGCCAGGGCGCACAGGTGTACGACGCCGGAGCGCACCGCCTGCTGACGTCGGTCACCCTGGACCGGCAGCTGGCCGGAGTGGCGCTGGCCAAGATCGAGGCGGAGGTCGGTCCGCTGCACCTGGCCGCCAGCCGTGACGGACTGGAAGGCGAGGTGCTGGTCGGTCCCGGTTACGAGGTCGTGGGCGGACTGCCCGCGACGCCGTTCACCGACGCGTCGGACCTGTGGAGCGCGCCCCTCAACAAGCTGTACATCCAGCACCCCACCCTCACCACGGACGAGCTCGCCGACGCGGCGAACGGCGCGGCGGGCGGGTTCGTCACCGTCACGATGGCGGGCGAGGGCATCGTGGAGCTCCTCCCGCTCGGCCTGTCCAAGGCCACCGGGCTGTCCCTCGCGGCGCGCCGGCTGGGCGTGAGGTCCACGGACACGATCGCCTTCGGCGACATGCCCAACGACCTCCCGATGTTCGCCTGGTCCGCCCGCGGTGTGGCCATGGCCAACGCCCACCAGGAGCTGAAGGCGGTGGCGGACGAGGTGACGGCCTCCAACGAGGAGGACGGCATCGCGGCGGTTCTGGAACGCTTCCTGAAGTAG
- a CDS encoding ABC transporter permease subunit, which translates to MYDPTVARLTYRALLGRRRALILGALPLLLIVISVAVRALSGVDDQTAADVLGGFALATMVPIIGVIAGTGAIGPEIDDGSVVYLLSKPIKRSTIIYTKLIVAIAVTMVFSAVPTLIAGFVLNGNGQQVAVAYTVAALVASIAYAALFLLLGTVSRHAVVFGLVYALVWEALFGSLVPGARTLSVQQWSLAVAQKVSGGELITSDVGLTTATVLLATVTVLATWYAGQKLRSLTLAGEE; encoded by the coding sequence ATGTACGACCCCACAGTCGCCCGGCTCACCTACCGGGCCCTGCTCGGCCGTCGCCGGGCCCTTATCCTGGGCGCCCTGCCCCTGCTGCTGATCGTGATCTCCGTGGCCGTGCGCGCCCTCAGCGGCGTCGACGACCAGACGGCGGCCGACGTGCTCGGGGGGTTCGCGCTCGCCACCATGGTGCCGATCATCGGCGTCATCGCCGGCACGGGCGCGATCGGGCCCGAGATCGACGACGGCTCCGTGGTGTACCTGCTGTCCAAGCCGATCAAGCGGTCCACGATCATCTACACCAAGCTGATCGTCGCGATCGCCGTGACCATGGTGTTCTCGGCGGTGCCGACGCTGATCGCGGGCTTCGTCCTGAACGGCAACGGCCAACAGGTCGCCGTCGCCTACACGGTGGCGGCCCTGGTCGCCTCGATCGCGTACGCGGCGCTCTTCCTGCTGCTCGGCACGGTCTCGCGGCACGCGGTGGTGTTCGGGCTGGTCTACGCGCTGGTCTGGGAGGCGCTGTTCGGCTCCCTGGTGCCCGGCGCGCGCACGCTGAGCGTCCAGCAGTGGTCGCTGGCCGTGGCGCAGAAGGTCTCCGGCGGTGAACTGATCACCTCGGACGTCGGCCTGACGACCGCGACGGTGCTGCTGGCCACGGTGACCGTGCTGGCCACCTGGTACGCCGGGCAGAAGCTGCGTTCGCTGACGCTGGCCGGCGAGGAGTGA
- the serS gene encoding serine--tRNA ligase: MIDLRLLREDPDRVRASQRARGEDVALVDALLSADERRRSSGVRFDELRAEQKSLGKLIPKAAGDEKAELLERTGRLAADVKAADADRDAAASETQDLLLKLSNLVHPDVPVGGEEDFVTLETHGTIRDFDAEGFAPKDHLELGQLLAAIDVERGAKVSGSRFYFLTGVGALLELALVNAAMAQATAAGFTPMLTPALVRPQSMAGTGFLGQAAQDVYHLDKDDLYLVGTSEVALAAYHMDEIIDADRLPLRYAGFSPCFRREAGSHGKDTRGIFRVHQFDKVEMFSYVSPEDSQAEHQRLLEWEKQWLTSLELPFRVIDVASGDLGSSAARKYDCEAWIPTQGKYRELTSTSDCTEYQSRRLSIRLREDKKVRPLATLNGTLCAVPRTIVAILENHQQADGSVRVPEVLRPYLGGRELLEPVTK; encoded by the coding sequence GTGATTGACCTTCGCCTGCTTCGTGAGGACCCCGACCGTGTGCGCGCTTCCCAGCGTGCCCGTGGAGAGGACGTCGCGCTCGTCGACGCCCTCCTGTCTGCCGACGAACGGCGCAGGTCGTCCGGCGTCCGCTTCGACGAGCTGCGCGCCGAGCAGAAGTCGCTCGGCAAGCTCATCCCCAAGGCGGCCGGCGACGAGAAGGCCGAGCTGCTCGAGCGGACCGGCCGGCTCGCCGCCGACGTCAAGGCGGCCGACGCCGACCGCGACGCCGCGGCGAGCGAGACCCAGGACCTGCTGCTCAAGCTGAGCAACCTCGTCCACCCCGACGTCCCCGTCGGCGGCGAGGAGGACTTCGTCACGCTGGAGACGCACGGCACCATCCGCGACTTCGACGCCGAGGGCTTCGCTCCCAAGGACCACCTGGAGCTCGGCCAGCTGCTCGCCGCCATCGACGTCGAGCGCGGCGCCAAGGTCTCGGGCTCCCGCTTCTACTTCCTGACCGGCGTCGGCGCGCTGCTCGAGCTCGCCCTGGTGAACGCCGCGATGGCGCAGGCCACGGCCGCCGGCTTCACGCCGATGCTGACCCCCGCGCTGGTCCGCCCCCAGTCGATGGCGGGCACCGGCTTCCTCGGCCAGGCGGCCCAGGACGTCTACCACCTCGACAAGGACGACCTCTACCTGGTCGGCACGTCCGAGGTGGCGCTGGCCGCCTACCACATGGACGAGATCATCGACGCCGACCGGCTGCCGCTGCGGTACGCGGGCTTCTCGCCCTGCTTCCGCCGCGAGGCCGGCTCGCACGGCAAGGACACCCGGGGCATCTTCCGTGTGCACCAGTTCGACAAGGTCGAGATGTTCTCGTACGTCTCCCCGGAGGACTCGCAGGCGGAGCACCAGCGGCTGCTGGAGTGGGAGAAGCAGTGGCTGACCTCGCTCGAGCTGCCGTTCCGCGTGATCGACGTCGCCTCCGGCGACCTGGGCTCCTCGGCCGCGCGTAAGTACGACTGCGAGGCGTGGATCCCGACCCAGGGCAAGTACCGCGAGCTGACCTCGACCTCGGACTGCACCGAGTACCAGTCCCGCCGGCTGTCGATCCGCCTCCGTGAGGACAAGAAGGTGCGGCCGCTGGCCACGCTCAACGGCACGCTCTGCGCCGTCCCGCGCACGATCGTCGCGATCCTGGAGAACCACCAGCAGGCCGACGGCTCCGTGCGCGTGCCGGAGGTGCTGCGTCCGTACCTGGGCGGCCGGGAGCTCCTGGAGCCGGTCACCAAGTGA
- the pheA gene encoding prephenate dehydratase codes for MPASYAYLGPEGTFTEVALRTLPEAATRELTPYVSVQSALDAVRVGEAEAAFVPIENSVEGGITTTLDELVAGTPLMIYREVLLSITFALLVRPGIKLSDIKTVTAHPAAQPQVRNWLKTHLPDAVWESAASNADGARLVQEGRYDAAFAGEFAAARYGLEALETGIHDAENAQTRFVLVGRPARPAAPTGADKTSVVLWQNDDHPGGLRDLLGEFATRGINLMLLQSRPTGAGIGNYCFCVDAEGHISDRRMSEALMGLKRICLQVRYLGSYPRADVRPGEVLTPFPGTSDEEFAGAADWVARCQDGRF; via the coding sequence ATGCCAGCGAGCTATGCGTATCTCGGCCCTGAGGGCACTTTCACCGAAGTCGCCCTGCGCACGCTTCCCGAGGCGGCCACCCGTGAGCTGACGCCGTACGTCTCCGTGCAGTCCGCGCTCGACGCGGTGCGTGTGGGCGAGGCCGAGGCCGCGTTCGTCCCGATCGAGAACTCGGTCGAGGGCGGCATCACGACCACCCTCGACGAGCTGGTCGCGGGCACCCCGCTGATGATCTACCGCGAGGTGCTGCTGTCGATCACCTTCGCGCTGCTCGTCCGTCCCGGCATCAAGCTGTCGGACATCAAGACGGTCACCGCGCACCCGGCCGCCCAGCCGCAGGTCCGCAACTGGCTGAAGACGCATCTGCCGGACGCCGTCTGGGAGTCGGCCGCCTCCAACGCGGACGGCGCGCGGCTGGTCCAGGAGGGCCGGTACGACGCCGCGTTCGCCGGTGAGTTCGCCGCCGCCCGGTACGGCCTGGAGGCGCTGGAGACGGGCATCCACGACGCGGAGAACGCCCAGACGCGGTTCGTGCTGGTGGGCCGCCCCGCCCGGCCCGCGGCGCCCACCGGCGCCGACAAGACCTCCGTCGTGCTGTGGCAGAACGACGACCATCCCGGTGGTCTGCGCGACCTGCTGGGCGAGTTCGCGACGCGCGGCATCAACCTGATGCTGCTCCAGTCCCGGCCGACCGGTGCCGGCATCGGCAATTACTGCTTCTGCGTGGACGCCGAGGGTCATATCTCGGACCGCCGGATGTCCGAGGCGCTGATGGGGCTCAAGCGGATCTGTCTGCAGGTGCGCTACCTGGGCTCGTACCCGCGTGCCGATGTGCGCCCCGGAGAGGTGCTGACGCCGTTCCCCGGGACGTCGGACGAGGAGTTCGCCGGGGCCGCGGACTGGGTGGCGCGGTGCCAGGACGGGCGGTTCTGA